ACCACAATACGAAAACAGCCTAAAGTAATGCCGATAGAGACCCCGAATGCCACTGACATGCGTAACCCCTGGATACCAATAGTGCCACCAGAAACTTGGTTGGCTTTTATCGCCACTGCAATTAATGACGGTTCAGCAATAGTGGTGCTAAAACCGATAGCAGCAGCAAACACATAGACCCAAAAATAGTCTTGCCAAATAAACGGTGCATTACCACCATCAGGGTGTAAAAATTCGGTGGTGGTCAGTTGGTTTGCCATGCTCTCGCCGATAGGGAATAGCGCTAATTGCAAACCAACGAGAAAAAACGTTAGCCCAATAATCACATACACAAATCCGAGTGATACTTTACGCCATTGGTTTATTGGGCGTTTAAGTACGCCCAGCTGAAAGCCAAACAGAATTATCGCAATAGGGATTACATCGCGAGCTGTTAGTAATAGAGTGGACATGAGTTCACTAAACAAAAGCACTCCTCGTTATTGATTATATCGATCAATTTAAAAACACCATGCCGTACAGCAATACAAAAATCATTGGACTAAGACTCGCAAAAGCAATTAATCCAAAGCCATCTACCATAGGATTACGGCCTTTAATCACACTTGCCAGGCCAACCCCTAGTGCTGTCACTAAAGGCACTGTAATGGTGGATGTGGTGACACCGCCTGAATCATATGCAATG
This region of Shewanella livingstonensis genomic DNA includes:
- a CDS encoding DUF1538 domain-containing protein, with translation MSTLLLTARDVIPIAIILFGFQLGVLKRPINQWRKVSLGFVYVIIGLTFFLVGLQLALFPIGESMANQLTTTEFLHPDGGNAPFIWQDYFWVYVFAAAIGFSTTIAEPSLIAVAIKANQVSGGTIGIQGLRMSVAFGVSIGITLGCFRIVVGDPIHYYIMAGYVVVVIQTFYAPKMIVPLAYDSGGVTTSTVTVPLVAALGLGLATNVEGRNPLIDGFGLIAFASLFPMITVMGYAQVVDYLSKRKAIKE